In the genome of Oncorhynchus clarkii lewisi isolate Uvic-CL-2024 chromosome 22, UVic_Ocla_1.0, whole genome shotgun sequence, one region contains:
- the LOC139381002 gene encoding trace amine-associated receptor 13c-like: protein MEKHEDVQYCFQDGNSSCRKALLSTSIYITLYIFFSLISAVTVFLNVLVIISISHFKQLHTTTNLLILSLAASDLLVGLIVIPVMTVAIMESCWGFGEYFCVFHGYIASLCTSLSLGNLVLISIDRYVAVCDPLLYHSKITTTRITCCISITWCCCIIYRAANIQFFVRIQVPSRCLKECNTVEGSSWVNFTDIVITMVVPCSVIITLYIKIFVVARSQARKVFSKEAASVSGVKTVQANKSERKAAKTLAIVVFNYLICWIPSLFIFVFSSILSDKFISYFIHFMGLVNSLINPIIYAILYPWFKVTAKRILSLNLRRS, encoded by the coding sequence ATGGAGAAACATGAAGATGTTCAATACTGTTTTCAAGACGGAAACTCTTCTTGCAGAAAGGCTTTGCTATCGACATCTATCTACATAACACTGTACATCTTCTTCTCATTGATTTCAGCAGTTACAGTATTTTTGAATGTACTGGTGatcatctccatctctcacttcAAGCAGCTCCACACTACAACCAACctgctcatcctctctctggCTGCGTCAGATCTCCTGGTGGGATTGATTGTGATACCAGTAATGACTGTAGCAATAATGGAATCATGCTGGGGTTTTGGggaatatttctgtgtgtttcatgGCTACATTGCTTCTTTATGTACATCTTTATCTCTGGGCAATTTGGTCTTGATATCTATTGACCGCTATGTTGCTGTGTGTGATCCCTTATTGTACCACtctaaaataacaacaacaagaatCACGTGTTGTATATCCATCACCTGGTGTTGTTGTATCATATACCGTGCTGCTAATATACAGTTTTTTGTAAGAATACAGGTACCAAGTAGGTGTTTAAAAGAATGTAATACTGTTGAAGGGTCATCCTGGGTTAATTTCACTGACATTGTAATTACAATGGTTGTCCCGTGCTCGGTTATTATTACACTTTATATTAAAATCTTTGTGGTGGCCAGATCACAGGCCAGAAAGGTATTTTCAAAAGAGGCTGCCAGCGTGTCTGGTGTTAAAACTGTACAGGCAAATAAGTCTGAGAGAAAAGCAGCAAAAACTCTAGCTATTGTTGTTTTCAACTATCTAATTTGTTGGATTCCATCTCTATTTATTTTCGTATTTTCTTCTATTTTAAGCGATAAATTTATAtcatatttcatccattttatgGGACTTGTTAATTCCTTAATTAATCCAATCATTTATGCTATCCTTTATCCATGGTTCAAAGTGACAGCAAAACGTATTTTATCTCTCAATTTAAGGCGTTCATAG